AATTGctgatattttcttattctgGTCGTACTTGGTAGGTGCATCATGCTCTCTAGCAATAACTGTCCTTAGTTCTTGTAGAAGTTCATGAGCTTTCATTTGTTTTGGTTTGAGTTGGTAATTGATGTGTTATTACTAGGACTTTTGCAATCTTATCCTATTGATGGAATATAATCAAGCTAAGTTAGTTCAAATGATAGAAATTATCGAGAGATCTGGGAAAGATTAAAGTTTCAATTCATCTTAATCAATAATGGATTGGtccatattatttttatctaagtTAATCTCTGAAAGTAAATGATTTCTTaaagttagtttattttcacAGCTATAGATTGCTGAGATGAAAATGTGGTTAATGGCTGTCTAAAAAAAGAACCTCGACTTATAAAGTTATAATGCAATGTTTCACTTTTCATAAgcaatactcccttcgtccccgattaagagtcatacttttccatttcggtccgtccccaattaagagtcacacttcatttttaccataaatagtaagtaggtctcacattccactaactcaccccactcacattttattataaaaccaatataaaaaagtgaatcccacattccacttactttttcaaccaatttgtctttacatttcttaaaacccatatccggtcaaagtgtgactcctaattggggacagagggagtacttttttttgctggcatattgatttattttattacccTTATAGAGTGAGATTTTAGAGAAGAAACTCACATGCATTGTAGTTTAACAGAAAACAACTCATGTTTTATTCGTTTGGGTACTAATAAGTAAATGTTTCCGGTAATACTCATCCAGCCTTACTATGCATAGTTAAATCGAAAACATTGGTTCGACTTGAAACCAAACCGGCTATCCAATTTTAGAACTGTATCCGTTTCTCACCGGTGGAACCCATACCATTGCCGGTTCTGAATTCTAACTTTTTGCCACCAATTTGGatcaaaattgaagaatatcGTGCAAAGAAAACTAGCCACCAGTTTAAAATCTAAATCGAATTTACTTCAACGGACCGATTATGATTATACTTTGATTGGAATTGTAACCGTCGATTTCGAAACGAACAATTTTTATATCCCTGATAGTCAGTCTTAAATTTTACTATCAAGGAAGCAAAGAATATCTGTCACTTCTTGTTCCAGACAAGAACGCAGCCAATTAATACAAACCAATTCCAACctgaattgaataaaatttgggCTATTTCCTTCTGTCgtcaaatttctttttaacttttcattCTAAACAGAAAGACCACttaaagaatttattttattggtaGTACTGGAGATATAATAACGCAGTGAGATCACTGCATATTTTTTTGCAGTGAACTAACCTCTCTCTGTATGGAGAAATCAAACTTGTATGACTACGCAAatgggataaaaaaaaatgtagaacTCACGCTGATCGCAGCAGCAGCCCTCAAAAATAGaacataatttcatttaataattatatttattcccTTATACCAGAAAATAAAGAGACAAATTTATAATGTTCCATGACCGTGGTCGGTTATTCAGAGGCATTTTTCTGGAAATTTTGTACTGCATTACACTTTTCGTCAGCCACCATTAATCAAGGGCATAATTGGCACAAAAAATTAAGTCCTCAGCCCTAGATAGGCATGCGGAGCTAGATTTTctgtttttggttaattaatcGCACTTGGTTATGAACACAAAAATGTAATCAATTagtgtaaattaattaattatttgctttttaaatttcaagtgaagaagatgaagatgaagatgaagatgagaaaAGCTATGATAATTAATTGAGTTTTTATGATAACATAGCATAATTTATGTACATGAAATATGTCACAAATCTCTTCATGCATATGTGATGATGAAACGGAAATAGGTTAAAGGAGTTAGTTAAAGTAACAGGAGGAGAAGAGATCAGAGCCAGAGAGCACCGGCGTTTTTGAGGAGCGGAACGAGCGAtccgctgatgtggcaggccATGACGGTCTCGATCCCGCCGAGGAACTTTCCGCCGACGAAGACCGCCGGAACAGGCTTTCCTCCGCCGCTGGCGGAGAGGCGGTGCAGCAGCGCGAGGATCTGGCCGCCGGAGGCGTCGCGGTCGAGCTCGACGACGGTAGGACCGACGCCGAGGCCGAAGAGGAGCTGCTTGACGACGTGGCACATGCAGCAGCCGCTGATGGTGAAGACGACCACC
The nucleotide sequence above comes from Salvia hispanica cultivar TCC Black 2014 chromosome 5, UniMelb_Shisp_WGS_1.0, whole genome shotgun sequence. Encoded proteins:
- the LOC125186354 gene encoding glutaredoxin-C9-like, yielding MEVAKGVRSAVRINGCADQAASDFESVCEKVSALVSGNAVVVFTISGCCMCHVVKQLLFGLGVGPTVVELDRDASGGQILALLHRLSASGGGKPVPAVFVGGKFLGGIETVMACHISGSLVPLLKNAGALWL